From Littorina saxatilis isolate snail1 unplaced genomic scaffold, US_GU_Lsax_2.0 scaffold_842, whole genome shotgun sequence, the proteins below share one genomic window:
- the LOC138957335 gene encoding uncharacterized protein, with protein MAVRKGQSFRQVAEEFGIKRSSLWRAVRKDGEGKKLASYSEMSQSRLIFTIEEEVELVQYLLTASRIGFPLDTATVKSLAYTLAIRNGNRVPDNWEKNKQAGKDWMTAFKSRHRQLSIRTPEATSIARATAFNKHNVGTFFEKLRRLYQEHTLTPERIYNVDETALTTSQRPQKVVAEAGVKQVAQLVSHKRGETVTMLGIINGIGNCLPPCLVFPRKNYKNHMLFGAPPGTQGFCNPSGWMTQEIVQCLHHIQKHIRCTVENKVLVILDNHVSHISVEAVDYCRDNGIVLLSLPPHCSHRLQPLDKTVFSPLKRQYNAAITSWMYNNPGKRQTIHDVAGILGTAYNRAFTIQNITSGFKSTGICPLDTEVFSEADFYQSYISDKPCQQSTTPIETSTQAAQNAAVDGPPDQSAADCPPDPSASRSPDPVLICSPEVIRPYPKATKCFKWQNARKIHERYALHQAANEAYEMRSA; from the coding sequence ATGGCTGTCAGAAAAGGCCAGTCTTTCCGACAAGTCGCTGAAGAATTTGGAATTAAAAGATCCTCTTTATGGCGAGCAGTGAGGAAAGATGGCGAAGGAAAGAAGCTGGCCTCATATAGTGAGATGTCCCAGTCAAGGCTGATTTTCACCATTGAAGAGGAAGTTGAGTTAGTTCAGTACTTACTGACCGCATCACGCATTGGATTTCCTCTAGACACTGCGACTGTAAAGTCATTAGCTTACACCCTAGCCATTCGAAATGGGAATCGTGTTCCAGACAActgggagaaaaacaaacaagccgGAAAAGACTGGATGACAGCATTCAAGAGTCGCCATCGTCAGCTCAGCATCAGAACCCCTGAGGCGACCAGCATTGCAAGAGCAACTGCATTCAATAAGCACAATGTTGGTACCTTCTTTGAAAAATTGAGGCGGCTGTACCAAGAACACACCCTAACGCCTGAAAGAATCTACAATGTAGATGAAACGGCACTAACCACCTCCCAGAGGCCTCAGAAGGTGGTTGCTGAGGCTGGTGTCAAGCAGGTCGCACAACTGGTCTCGCATAAGCGTGGAGAGACAGTTACGATGCTGGGCATCATCAACGGCATCGGGAACTGCCTGCCACCCTGCCTCGTGTTCCCAAGAAAGAACTACAAGAACCATATGCTCTTCGGTGCACCACCAGGCACCCAAGGCTTTTGTAACCCAAGCGGGTGGATGACGCAGGAGATCGTGCAGTGCCTCCACCATATTCAGAAACATATTCGATGCACGGTGGAGAACAAAGTCCTTGtcattctagacaatcatgtaTCCCACATCTCAGTGGAAGCAGTTGACTACTGCAGAGACAACGGCATTGTGCTGTTGAGTCTCCCTCCCCATTGTAGTCACAGGCTCCAACCGTTGGACAAGACCGTCTTTAGCCCGCTGAAGAGGCAGTACAACGCAGCGATCACCTCATGGATGTACAACAACCCTGGAAAACGTCAGACGATCCACGACGTCGCAGGAATCCTTGGCACTGCATATAACCGTGCCTTCACAATTCAGAACATCACCAGTGGTTTCAAGTCCACGGGCATCTGCCCACTGGATACCGAAGTCTTTTCAGAAGCCGACTTCTACCAAAGCTACATCAGCGACAAACCCTGTCAACAATCAACCACTCCCATTGAAACTTCAACACAAGCCGCCCAAAATGCTGCTGTTGACGGTCCACCTGATCAAAGCGCTGCTGACTGTCCACCTGATCCAAGCGCATCTCGTTCCCCTGACCCTGTTCTGATCTGCTCACCTGAAGTTATCAGGCCATACCCAAAAGCTACAAAATGCTTTAAATGGCAGAATGCCAGGAAGATCCACGAGAGGTACGCTCTACATCAGGCCGCAAATGAAGCATATGAAATGAGAAGTGCTTAG